Genomic DNA from Desulfuromonadaceae bacterium:
CCGCGACAAGTACCTGCCCCTGGCTGGCATCGCCATAGATGGTCGGGAAATGGGCCGCTTTGCATTCCTCGAAGCGGCGGTGGTTGACCTCGATGATAACAAAAGGGACCTCCAGCTGTTGCAGAACCCTGGCGACATGCTGCCCGACCCGCCCGCCACCGACCACCACCACATGTTTTTTGAGCGCATGGTGGGGAAGGTTGATGCTTTCCAGCGGGTTATTATTCCTGGAATAGTTTTGAAACAGGGTGTAGAGCGGTTTTGTCAACCCGGAGAGTAACGGGGTGAGAACCATGCTGACGACGGTCGAGCAGAGGATCAGCGAATATTGATCCTGGTTCAATGCGCCGCTTGCGTACCCTTCCTGGGCGAGCAGAAAGGAGAATTCGCCGATCTGAAACAGGCCCAGCCCAACCGCCAGCGGGATCACATTGACATAACCGAAGCCGCGCGCCATGACCGCCATCACCGCACCTTTACCCGCTCCCGCCAACAGCACCAGCGCCAGGACGCTGGTCCAGTTTTCGCGAAAAAATGTCGGATCGAGCAGCATCCCCACGGAGGTGAAAAAGAGCAATCCGAAGAGGTCGCGCAACGGGATGATATCGCTCAACGCCTGATGGCCGTAATCGGACTCGCTGAGCACGATCCCCGCTACAAAGGCGCCGAACGCAAAGGAAAGTCCGAACAGGTAGGTGACATAACCGATCCCCAGGCCAATCGCGGTGATCGATAACAGAAAGAGTTCCCTCGATTCCCAGCGCGCAATGATGGCCAGGAAGCGCGGGAGCCATTTGGTTCCCAGATAAAGCATCAAGGTCAGAAATACGGTTGCCTTGAGGGCCGCCAGCCCGAGCATCGGCAAGCCGGCTTGCGGATCGCTCAACTGGGGGAGCATGATCATCAGCGGGACAACCGCCAGATCCTGAACAATCAGGATGCCGATCATCACCCGGCTCGACAGTGTCCCCATGACCCCCTGATTCACCAGGGTTTTCAGGATAACCATGGTGCTCGAAAAGGAGATCAGCGCACCCAGCCAGATCGACGGCAACACCTCCCACCCCAACCAGCGACCGATAAAAAAGCCGAGGATGGTGGTCA
This window encodes:
- a CDS encoding cation:proton antiporter, whose amino-acid sequence is MGIAADIVIIIITGLAGALIAHRLRQPLMLGYILAGVLVGPFTGGVNVVDVHEIEKLAEIGVALLLFALGLEFSLSELRSVRSIALIGTPLQIIVTTILGFFIGRWLGWEVLPSIWLGALISFSSTMVILKTLVNQGVMGTLSSRVMIGILIVQDLAVVPLMIMLPQLSDPQAGLPMLGLAALKATVFLTLMLYLGTKWLPRFLAIIARWESRELFLLSITAIGLGIGYVTYLFGLSFAFGAFVAGIVLSESDYGHQALSDIIPLRDLFGLLFFTSVGMLLDPTFFRENWTSVLALVLLAGAGKGAVMAVMARGFGYVNVIPLAVGLGLFQIGEFSFLLAQEGYASGALNQDQYSLILCSTVVSMVLTPLLSGLTKPLYTLFQNYSRNNNPLESINLPHHALKKHVVVVGGGRVGQHVARVLQQLEVPFVIIEVNHRRFEECKAAHFPTIYGDASQGQVLVAAGVGRAHQLLITAPAIIQTQQIVVYVQQFHPELNIVVRAAGEEQMRTLYQLGVYMVILPELEAGLEIARQALLQLKMPIPVIQQYTDTIRKELYHPLSVGGDAHQDLNLLQNARNLLELSWERLTSETALPGKSLRELEIRQRTGVSIVGIIRNKKFMPNPDADFEFSAGDLIAAIGDTGQLETFRSYIQTSAIPSTDAPL